The Rhinopithecus roxellana isolate Shanxi Qingling chromosome 14, ASM756505v1, whole genome shotgun sequence genome includes a window with the following:
- the SNORC gene encoding protein SNORC isoform X2, translating into MASCLALRMALLLISGVLVPAVLTDDVPQEPVPTLWNEPAELPSGEGPVESTSPGREPVDTGPPAPTVAPGPEDSTAQEQLDQGGGSLGPGAIAAIVIAALLATCVVLALVVVALRKFSAS; encoded by the exons ATGGCATCCTGTCTGGCCCTGCGCATGGCGCTGCTGCTGATCTCCGGGGTTCTGGTCCCTGCGGTGCTCACAG ATGATGTTCCACAGGAGCCCGTGCCCACGCTGTGGAACGAGCCGGCCGAGCTGCCGTCGGGAGAAGGCCCCGTGGAGAGCACCAGCCCCGGCCGGGAGCCCGTAGACACCGGTCCCCCAGCTCCCACCGTCGCGCCAGGACCCGAGGACAGCACCGCGCAGGAGCAGCTGGACCAGGGCGGCG GGTCGCTGGGGCCCGGCGCCATCGCGGCCATCGTGATCGCCGCCCTGCTGGCCACCTGCGTGGTGCTGGCGCTCGTGGTCGTCGCGCTGAGAAAGTTTTCCGCCTCCTGA
- the SNORC gene encoding protein SNORC isoform X1, with protein MENPEVNESIMHSSSLRPTRPRSLPARMASCLALRMALLLISGVLVPAVLTDDVPQEPVPTLWNEPAELPSGEGPVESTSPGREPVDTGPPAPTVAPGPEDSTAQEQLDQGGGSLGPGAIAAIVIAALLATCVVLALVVVALRKFSAS; from the exons ATGGAGAACCCAGAGGTGAACGAGTCCATCATGCACTCA TCCTCCCTGCGTCCCACTCGGCCGCGCTCACTCCCGGCCAGGATGGCATCCTGTCTGGCCCTGCGCATGGCGCTGCTGCTGATCTCCGGGGTTCTGGTCCCTGCGGTGCTCACAG ATGATGTTCCACAGGAGCCCGTGCCCACGCTGTGGAACGAGCCGGCCGAGCTGCCGTCGGGAGAAGGCCCCGTGGAGAGCACCAGCCCCGGCCGGGAGCCCGTAGACACCGGTCCCCCAGCTCCCACCGTCGCGCCAGGACCCGAGGACAGCACCGCGCAGGAGCAGCTGGACCAGGGCGGCG GGTCGCTGGGGCCCGGCGCCATCGCGGCCATCGTGATCGCCGCCCTGCTGGCCACCTGCGTGGTGCTGGCGCTCGTGGTCGTCGCGCTGAGAAAGTTTTCCGCCTCCTGA